Proteins found in one Micropterus dolomieu isolate WLL.071019.BEF.003 ecotype Adirondacks linkage group LG10, ASM2129224v1, whole genome shotgun sequence genomic segment:
- the LOC123977822 gene encoding thyroxine 5-deiodinase-like: protein MIQDSGGVQMARALKHAALCLMLLPRFLLAAVMLWLLDFLCIRKKVLLKMGETQDSPDDPPVCVSDSNKMFTLESLRAVWYGQKLDFLKSAHLGRAAPNTEVMLVHERRQVRILDCMKGKRPLILNFGSCSUPPFMTRLAAFQRVVSQYADIADFLVVYIEEAHPSDGWVSSDAPYQIPKHRCLEDRLRAAQLMLTEVPGSNVVVDNMDNSSNAAYGAYFERLYIVRDERVVYQGDRGPEGYRISDLRNWLEQYRNDLMNSQTAVLHV, encoded by the coding sequence ATGATCCAAGACTCTGGCGGTGTCCAAATGGCCAGAGCGCTGAAGCATGCAGCCCTGTGCCTGATGCTGCTGCCCCGGTTCCTCCTGGCCGCCGTCATGCTGTGGCTCCTGGATTTCTTGTGCATTAGGAAAAAAGTGCTGCTGAAAATGGGAGAGACGCAGGACAGCCCGGACGACCCGCCGGTGTGCGTCTCTGACTCTAATAAGATGTTCACCTTGGAGTCCCTCAGGGCCGTGTGGTACGGCCAGAAATTGGACTTTCTCAAATCTGCGCACCTGGGGCGCGCTGCTCCCAACACCGAGGTGATGCTGGTCCATGAGCGGAGGCAGGTCCGGATCCTGGACTGCATGAAAGGGAAGAGACCGCTCATCCTTAACTTTGGCAGCTGCTCCTGACCGCCATTCATGACGCGCCTGGCGGCGTTTCAGCGCGTCGTGAGCCAGTACGCAGACATTGCGGACTTCTTAGTTGTATATATCGAGGAGGCGCATCCGTCGGACGGCTGGGTGAGCTCGGACGCGCCATATCAGATCCCCAAGCACCGCTGCTTGGAGGACAGACTGAGAGCCGCTCAGCTGATGCTCACCGAGGTGCCCGGGAGCAACGTGGTGGTGGATAATATGGACAACTCATCCAACGCCGCGTACGGAGCCTACTTTGAGAGACTATACATCGTGAGGGATGAGAGAGTGGTGTACCAGGGGGACAGAGGTCCGGAGGGATACCGGATTTCTGATCTTAGAAACTGGCTTGAGCAATACAGGAACGATCTGATGAATTCCCAAACAGCGGTGCTCCATGTGTAG